The sequence GGGCCTACCGTGGGACATCGCCAAGGGGTTCGATCATTCCGCACCGATCAGCGAGCTGGTGCATGCCGGCGAAGTGGGCGCGCTGGAGGCCTTGAACCTGTCGCTGGAGGTCAACGGACAGGTACGCCAGCAATCGCTGCTGGATCAGATGATCTGGAACGTGCCGGAGATTTTGCATGAACTCTCCAAACTCTACGCATTGCGCGCGGGCGATCTGATCTTCATGGGCACGCCGGCAGGTGTCGGCCCGTTGCTGCCGGGCGACCAGTTCAGTGCGCGGCTGGAGAACGTGGCCGAACGCCACGGCATCATCGCGGGCTGACATCGGCCGGGCTAGGATCGGCGCAGCGGCAGTCGGTCCGCGTCCGCCTCTGGAGTGCACTATGGGAATGGTCAGCGAATTCAAGCAATTCGCGATGCGTGGCAACGTCGTCGATCTTGCGGTCGGTGTGGTCATCGGCGCGGCGTTCGGCAAGATCGTCACCGCGCTGGTGGAAAAGATCATCATGCCGCCGATCGGCTGGGCCATCGGCAATGTGGACTTCTCGCGGTTGGCGTGGGTGCTCAAGCCAGCGGGCGTCGATGCCACCGGCAAGGAAATTCCGGCCGTAGCCATTGGCTATGGCGATTTCATCAACACCGTTGTCCAGTTCGTGATCATCGCCTTTGCGATCTTCCTGGTGGTGAAGCTGATCAACCGCCTCACTCATCGCAAGCCGGACGCCCCCAAAGGCCCGAGCGAAGAAGTGCTGTTGCTGCGCGAGATTCGCGACTCGCTGAAGAACGACACGCTCAAGCCGCCGAACACGCTGTAAGCGGACACATCCACCAGGCGCATCGCGCATGGGGATTACGTTTCGCACCCGTCCACCGCGATCTTCGCGCACAGGGATGACTTTTCGCACGCCGACGGGGGACCTCGCGCTGATAAGCTCGGGGTCCCCCTTGTCGTTGGAGCCGCCCTGCATGCGTCGCCTCGCTGTTGCCATCTCTGCCCTGCTTGCCTGTTCCTCCGCGCTTGCGGCACAGACCACCATTGCCGACAGCGCGCTGCGTACCGCTGCGCAATTGCGCGAGCAGGCCCTGGCCGACAACACCGGCTTTGCAGTGGTGGAATCGCTCACCACCGAAGTGGGCCCGCGTATTGCCGGTGGCGACGCCGATCCGCGCGCGGTGGCCTGGGCCAAAGCCAAATTCCAGTCGTTGGGCTTCGACAAGGTGTGGACCGAGCCGGTGACCCTCCCCAAGTGGGAACGCCGTAGCGAACACGCCGCAGTCGTCGGCGCGCACGCGCAACCGTTGACCGTCACCGCCCTGGGCGGCAGCCCGGGCGGTAGCGTCGAAGGTGAGGTGGTGCGCTTCGAGAACCTGGCCGCACTGCAGGCCGCGCCTGCGGGGTCGCTGACCGGCAAGATCGCGTTTGTCGATTACCAGATGGTCAAGGCGCGCGACGGCAAGGACTACGGCAACGGCGGCGCGGTGCGCAGCAAGGCCCCATCGGAGGCGATTCGCAAGGGCGCGATCGGCTTTGTGATGCGCTCGGCAGGCACCGATTCGCATCGCGTGCCGCATACCGGCATCACCCGGTTCGACGAAGGCCTGACGCCGGTACCCGCCGCCGCCTTGTCGGTACCCGATGCCAATCAGCTGGCACGTCTGGCCGCGTTGGGCACCACGCGTATCCGGCTGGCGCTGGATTGCGGATGGGATGGCACCGCGACCTCGTACAACGTGATCGGCGAGATCACCGGGCGCAGCAAGCCCAAGGAAATGGTGGTGATCGGCGGACATCTGGATTCGTGGGATCTGGGCACCGGTGCAATCGACGATGGCGCTGGCGTGGCCATCACCATGGCCGCCGGGCATCTGATCGGCCAGCTCAAGCAGGCGCCCAAGCGCACCATCCGCGTCATTGCGTTCGCCAACGAAGAACAAGGGCTCTACGGCGGCAAGGCCTATGCCGCCGCGCACGGCAAGGATGCCAAGGACATGGCGCTGCATCAGATCGGCGCCGAGAGCGACTTTGGTGCGGGCCGTATCTACGCGTTCAACACCGGCTCTGCAGCGCCGGATGCCTCGCGCGCGGCGACCAAGCAGATTGCCGGCGTGCTGGCACCGCTGGGCATCGAGTATGCGCCGAGTAAGGGCGGCCCCGGCCCGGACGTGGGCCCGATCTCGGCCAAGGGTGGTGCGTGGGCGTGGCTGGCGCAAGACGGCACCGACTACTTCGACCTGCACCACACCGCCGACGACACGCTGGACAAGATCGACCCGAAGGCGCTCGCGCAGAACGTTGCCGCCTACACCGTGTTTGCGTATCTGGCAGCCGAAGCCGATGGCGATTTCGGCAGCCGTGCCAAGTCCGTGCAACCGCCGAACGAGTAATCTGGCAACGCAGCGCTGCGAATGCGTTTTTACTCCAGGACGAGCACACACGATGGCGGTCAAGCGGCAACGTAGTGCGAATACCGCGGCCACGTTGCTGGACGTCGCCAAACATGCGGGCGTCTCGCCGATGACCGCCTCGCGCGTGATCAACCGGCACCCGCATGTCGGCCAGGACATGCGGGTGCGCGTGGAAGCCTCGGTGCAGGCCTTGGGTTACCGGCCCAATCTTGCCGGCCGCTCGCTGCGCACCAGCGGCCTGTTGCGCATCGGCGTGTTGTACAGCAACCCCAGCGCCGCTTACCTCAATCAATTCATGCTCGGGCTGCTCGAACAGAGCAGCCTCAACGGCAGCCAGGTGCTGGTGGAAAAGTGCGGCGCCATCCGCAGCCAGCGCGCCGCGACGGAGCGCTTGCTGGCCGCCGGCGTGGATGGGGTGATCCTGCCACCGCCGTTGTGCGATTCGCGCCAGACCATCAGCGAACTGGATGCGCGCGGCATCCCGGTGGTGGCGGTGGCCAGCGGCGCACCGATGGCGCAAATCAGCTCGGTCCGCATTGATGACTACCAGGCCGCGCGCGCCATCGTCGCGCATCTGATCGAACTTGGGCACCGCCGCATCGCGCTGATCAAGGGCGACCCCAAACACACACCGAGTGCGCTGCGCGCCAACGGCTATCTCGACAGCCTGCAGGCTGCAGGATTGGCGATTGCAGAGAACCTGATCGCCGAGGGACTGTTTACGTATCACTCCGGGCTACTCGCTGCGCGCAGCCTGCTGGCCCAACCTACGCCACCGACCGCCATTTTCTGCAGCAACGACGACATGGCGGCCGCCGCAGTTGCGGTTGCGCACGGACTGGGCCTGCGCGTGCCCGAGGATGTCTCAGTGGCCGGCTTCGACGACACGCCGGTGGCCACCACCATCTGGCCCGAACTTACCACCGTGCATCAACCGGTCGCCGCGATGGGACGCGCGGCAGTGTCGTTGCTGGCAGATGCGATTCGCCAGCGCCGCAAGGGCGATGCCGCACAGGGCGTGCATCAGGTGATGAAGTACACCGTGGTCAAGCGCGGCTCGACGGCAGCGCCGCCCAAGGAGTGATGCGTTGACGCACCAGCGTGCAGCGAATTGGTTGAGCCTGGATGCCGTGGAAGTGTGCGCCTGCGATGGGCGACACGGTCATTCGCACTGTCTACCGACGCCGATGCAGCCCACTCGCCGCCGCATGCACGCAGGTCAGCAAGCTGCATCCACTAACCACGCACGACATCGACCTGAGAGACCCCGAGCAATCCAGCCAACGGTACCTGTGCCTGGCGCTGCCGCGGGCTGACGGTCGCTCCCTGATTGCGCAGGATATCCAGCAACTGTTCCGCCAGGGGCATCACCATGTGCCGGCCCCAACAGCGCTCCGACACGTGACCGAACGGGAAATACCCAGACTGATGATCCGGATCCAGCTGATTCCAGCGCTGTGGGCGAAATTCATCCGGTGCGTCCCACAGCGCAGGGTCGCGATGGCTCAGCAGCGGCAGCACCAATACATCGTCTTGCGCGCCGATACGGGTATCGAGTAGCGGATACTCCGGCGATGCGTTGCGCAGGATATTCCAGGATGGCGGCAGCAGACGCAGCGACTCGTAGACGATCGTGCGGCTGGAAATGTCCGGATCGAACGGTGCTCCAAGCCACAGTGCGTTGGCGACCAAGGTGGAAATCGTGAAGCACACCGGCGCGGCGGTTCTTCGATACAACCCCATGGCGAAGCGACGTGCATCGTAGCCGTCTGCTGCGGCAGTCACTGCCGCAAGTGCCGACGCGTTGGGTTGCAGCGCAAGCGGTCTCACTGCACCGGCCGCGATGAGTGCCCAGGTCAGCTTGGGCGTCAGCTCCAGGATGCGGTCCATCAACATGCGCAACCGCAGCGGGTCGCCACCCAGCAGCAGATCGCGCAAATAGGCGTGCCCCACATGCGGCCACGAGCCGGTCAGATCCACGTCTACCGGGATGGGACGCTTCAATGCCTCGCGCACATCGCGCCCGATTGCCTGCATCAGCTTGGACGCGTGCGTGCGAGCAATCGATCGCCCCTGCAGCGGCTTGAAGGTCGGCCGCTCGGCTTCGGTCGCAGGACGCGCAGCGAGCAAACGATGCGTCATTAGAGGGCCGGCAACACCGACGGTATCTCCATCCAGTCGAAAGACGTCCTTGCCTCTATGCTCGCGCAGCAGCGCCAGCAAACGCGGCGCGAAAACAGTCGCCCGGCCCAAGTCAGCGCTAGTGGATAGAGACATCAGGATCGCTCTGCGCTCGTGACGCCCGCGTCCGGCAAAATGCTTGCCTCGCGCGGGCGGGCATGACCAATATCACACGACACACAAGGCGGTTTCGGCCGCGCTTGCCGGCGTGCTCAGTACCAGATGTACCAGGAGTAGGACTTCAGACTTTTCTTGGAAGCCAACAGATTCTTCAGCGAGAACAGCATCTTCATGAGCGACATCCTGTTTGGGGAGTGGTTTGGTGCGCCCTGATGGGCATTCGCACAATCGGTGACGCGTGACGCGAGCGGCCATGGTCGCGCTCGCCAAACCAAGCTACGCCTAGCGATCAGCCAGGAACCTTGCGAGCGCGCACAGATTCGTCACCCTGCAGCAACCGCATTGCCGCAATACGCGCTTTCACGTACATGACTTCGCACTCAGTACAAACGACCATGGCGGCCAGATTGCCGCCATGGGTTCAACGCGCCATCGGGTCATCACAACGATGGGTGTCGTCGCCGCCACCTGTGCCGTCCGCGACGGATGGACACCGGCCTCGCCGGTATCCATCCGGCCGCATCACTCGACCGGCTTGGCACGCACGACAGCCGATGGCGTACTGCTCCCGGCCATGCTGTTCACTGTCACCACGTAGTCGTAGTCCGCGCCATTGGTGACGGACCGATCGACATACGATGCGGCAACGCTTGAACCAACTGGCGTAAATGCACCCGTGACACCTGCGCGACGCTGCACCGTGTAGCTGATTGCCCCCGGCACCGGCGACCAGCTCAGCTTGACTTGGCTATTGCCAACAGTGGCAGTGAGGCCGCGCGTCGCGCTCGGCACCGCGGCCGGTGCACGCAGTGCGGCCGTGGCCACTGCAGTGCCTGCGGTTGCGATCACCGGGTACGCGTTGTTCACCAGCTCGACAAACTGATTGTGGAACCAGGCACCGGAGATTGGCGCGCCGGCCAGCGCGCCGGTCAACACGCCATCGGCCGTAGTGTAGGTCGGGTCGCACATCCGGTCGAAGCCTTTACCCTCGTTGTTGGAAATGAGGGTGCTGGAGCCATCGGATTCGCCCGGCGGCTTGACCCACGCATACGCATGAAGATGCGGTCCCGGCGCTGCGGTGGGGAGCGCACCAATCCCTGCCCCGCTCTGATTGCACCAGTTGCCACGATGCAGGCGACGATCAATGCGGCCGGTATTGACGTAGGTATTGATGTCGCTCCCGGACGCGCCGGCCGGACGATTCGGTCCGCCCCACCCGTTACGACCAGTATCGATGATGAAACCGATCGTGCTGGGCCAGCCCGCGCCGACAAACCCGTTGTACAAGGCTTGGGTAAAATCGGTCTCGTCGAAATACGGGTTCCATTCGTAGTATTTCGACGATTTGATCGGCTGCCCGTTCACGCTCAACTCGGGGTTGGGCAAATTGGGCTCGTTCAAGGGCGTGGTATTGGCGGTATTGGTCACAAAGCCATCCACGCTTGCCAGCCCCGCGCTTGTTCCCTGTACCACGCGGGTATACAGCGAAATCGACGGGCCGCGGTTGCTATCCCAGCCCAACCAGCCAGAATGACCGATATCCAGGTAGTTGTAGGTGTTTGGAACAGCATGCAGTTTATTCAGCGCGTACTTGATGCCTTCCTCGTAAATGCCCGTGGAGTTGGCCAGCGCGCAACGCATGTCATTCAAATTGGTGACCAGGTTCGGCAGGCTATCGGGCTCAATCACATTGACGATGCGGATATCCTTGTACTTGGGATCCGCAAAAATCGCCGCAATGACGTCGATATATTCTTTCTTGTAGCGCTCCAGCGCCGCCGGGGTCAGCGGCAATTCGCCATTGGATGCCAACGCGTGACAATCGCGGCCCGGTAGATCGTAGATGACGAAGCTGGCGGTGATCGGCGTATTGGCTTTTTTCTGTGCCAATGCGGCATCCAGATGGCCTCTCAGACCGAGCCGCCCGGCATTTTGCGACCCTCCGGAAATCGCGGCAATGCGATCCAGCCAGACCGCGGTGGGAAAGGTCTTCACCACGCCCATCTTGGCCTTCAACGGCACACCTTTCACCTTTGCAATCGATGCGTCGACTTTCTTGGCGTAATCGGGATTGATATACCCACTTGCGCCGACAAAAGGATTATCGACGTGAACCTGCGCACAGACGCTCGCGACGACTAACGGATTTACAGCCAGCAGCGATAACGCCACCTTGCGCGTGAGGGTGCAACGGATGCCCTTACTGGATTTCATGAGATTCACCTTGGTTGATCGAAGGGTGGTTATGCGGAAATCGATGAAGCGCTGCCTCTTTGGCCTGCTTTCTTCCTCTTCAGGGCACCCGATAGAGATGTCTTGAGCCACCCAAACACGCCCCGTCGGCGTCCCGCCGAAGAGCATTTGCATGGCATAACGTCGGCAATATCTGCACAGACACGCAAGCCAATGGCCTGTGTGTGTCCCGAGACATGACCTAAGAACCAAGATTCATTGAAGGCCAATGCGGCCGCATCGACGTTATCGTCGCAACGGTTGCCTTCGTGAGATGCGGAGTATCTCCAGGGAGCGATTGAGCGATCAGCGTGGATGCTGTGCCTGCGAACGGAGGTGGTGAGTTCGCCCTGCGGAAACTACGCCGCATAACTGGCATAAGCAATCGTCAAACATTGCGGTTGGGCACAGATCCAGCTAATGCCCGCAACGGCATTTCAGCAGCAGGCATTACTGCACAAATGTATGTGGCATCACGCACAAAAAAACGGCCGCATCGCTTCCCGACGATGCAGCCGAATGGGAGGGTGCCCGACGTTGCGGTCGGGCGTCGTGCAGCACCGGCACGCCGGTGACGGGAAGAAAGCGAAATGACCGCTTGGAGAGGGACAACAGAAGATCATGCGCGACACGACGCGGGGGTGCGCCGTGTCGCACATCGGTACATCACATCAGCCCATGACATCAAAAGCGCAGACGCAGACCGGCGTAGTAACGACGCTCGAAGATGTTTTGATCGTAGTAGTGGTTGGTCCACTGCGCGTAGCGCCGCTCGCTTTCACCGGTGAGGTTGGTGGCCTGGGCGTAGAGCGTCAGATGATCGTTGACGTCGTAGCTGAAGGAGGCATCCAGATAGCCGACGTCGTCGTTCCAGATGGCCAGCTCATCGCCCCACGCACCGCTATTGACCTGACTGAAGCGCTTGCTGCGCCAGTTGTAGGCCACACGCGCCTGCAACTTGTCCTTTTGATACCACAGCACCGCATTGGCCTGGTGCTTGGAGTTGTCGCCGATTGGAAGCGTGTTGCCTTCGATATCGGTGTTGTCGGTATCGGCATCGGAGAAGGTGTAATTGATGTTGGTACCAAACCCGCTCAGCCAACCGGGCAGGAAATCGAAGGCTTGCTGATAGCCGATTTCGAAGCCCTTGATCTTGCCGCCACCGCCATTGACGATGCGCTCCACCGGGCCGCCAAGTCGCACCACGCCATCGGCATCGGGCTGCGGCTCGATGTTGGTCACTGTGGTGGGGAACGACTTCACGTCGATCAGGAACGCGCCTACGCTGACCAACGACGCATCGGAGAAATACCATTCCCACGACGCGTTATAGTTTGTGGCGCGATACGGATCCAGATCCGGGTTACCAGAGCGGCCATTGAGGAACAGCACCGCATCGGAGGGCAGCGCGGGGTTACGCGGTGGTGTGCCATTGACCGCGTAGAAGCTCACCAGACCGCGACCGAGATCAGGCAGGTCCTGACGCGCCACCGCCTTGTTGTAGGCAAAGCGCAGTTTCTGCGCATCGGTGATATCCAGCGACAGGTTGGCGGTAGGCAACACGTCGGTGTATTGGCGATTCAGACGGTTGGTGCCAATCGCCGGGCTGACGCCGTTCCATTCAACATTGCCGATAAACACATTGCCGCTGCTCAGGTATTGATCGATCGCCAGCTTGGTCTGCACGATGCGTGCGCCGATATTGGCCGTCCACGGCACCGCACTACCGGTACCGCCTTCAAGATTTGCCAGGAAATAGGCTGCGGTGCTTTTTTCGGTGACCTTGTACGAATCGGCAGCTTGCTGGTAAGCCACGTTGCCCGGATACAGACTGTTGAGATACGCCACCGGGTCTTTCATGACCTGCGGGTTGATTGCCGGCAGCCCCTGGCTACCCAGGCCGGTGACCTTGAGCGGATCGAAGTCGTTGAAGTACGCCCAGTAACCGGGAATGGAATTGAACGGCAGCAGGCGCGCTTCGGACACGCCGCTGCAGGTGTCGGAAATCAGCGGGTCCTTGAAGTAATACAGCGAGCGGTTGGGGTCTGCGCAGGTAGTCGACACCGGCGACAGATAGCGATAGGTATCCAGCTTGACCTCGCGCTCGCCATAGCGGATACCGAACTGGAAGCCGCGCACCACGCCTTCGTCAAACTCGAAGGTGCCATCGGCGCGGAACGCATCCATCGTCGCTTCGATCTTGTTGCCCTGCGCCCAGGTGGACATCAGCTGCCAGTTGTCCGGGTTAGAGACATCGGTGCCCAGGTTGACCGCGGGGTAGGTGCCGCGGAAATCCACCGAAGCGTCCACCGTGGGCAGGCCATTGGCGTTTGCCCATTGGGTGACGCCGCCGGCCCGCGTGATCTGATCGCCACGTGTCACCACCGCATCCGCGCGCGCTTCGTCATAGGTGCGCTGCGCATCGCCATGCACCCAGCGGAACGACGCACGGAACGGGCCGCCGTCATCGAAACGCAACTCCAAGTTGGTGTTGAGCGAATCCGAATCGGCCACGCCGGCCATCGAGTGCGCCTGGAAGCGGTTATAGCGAAACTGGCCGTAGTCGAGCACGCCGTTGGAATCGACCACCGAGCCCGGCTGCAACTGATTGGTGGCCCAACCGGTATGCAGCTGCGCGGCCACCGAGGTGTCCTGGTCTTCAAGCTTGGTGTAGGCCGCATCGGCCAGCACCGTCCAGGAGTCGTTGATGTTGAACTGGAACGAGCCGTTGACGCCGGTGCGCTGGCGGTCGGTGCTGCGGTTATCCAGTTCGGTGGCGACCCAGTTGTAGAAATAGTCGCGCGGCAGGTTGCTCGGGTCGGTATTGCTGCCGATGCGGCCATCGCCATTGAAGTCGAAGCCGACGTTCTGTTCGGTCGATTTCTGCGCGCCGTTGGAATACACGCTGGGGTGCTTGTTTTCCAGCGTGGCGTCCGAGTACGACACCGCCAGCGAGGCGCCCCAGCGCTCGGTGCGGAAGCTGGCCAGCCCCGAATACAGCTCGTTGAGTTCCTGCACGCGGTCGCCGTAGGAACCCTCGGCCTGGCCACTGAAGGTCCAGCCTTCAGGCAGATCGAATGGGCGGCGTGTCTTGAGCGACACCGTGCCGCTGATGCCGCCATCCAGGTCGGCGGCGGTGGGCGACTTGATCACGTCCACACCGCTGAACAGCGTCGGCGGGATGTCGACAAAATCCGGTTGCGCGCGGCCGATGTTCGGTTGGCCGAACTGGTCGCCGCCACCGGCGCTCAGATACAACTCGCCGTTCATCGTGGTCTGCACCTGCGGCATGCCGCGGATGTTGAGCTGCGAACCCTCGCCGGCCGAGCGCCGGATCTGCACGCCAGGCACGCGCTGCAGCGAATCGGTGATGGTGACGTCGGGCAGCTTGCCGATGTCTTCGGCGGAAATCGAGTCGATGATCTGCGCGGCGGTGCGCTTGTTTTCGATGGCCTCGGCCTGCGCGCCGCGCACGCCCTTGACCATGACCTTGTCCAACTCGGTGACGCCGGCGGTGTTGCCGGCTTCCTGCGCTGCGGCAGTTGCCGCGACCAGTGTGAGTGCAGCCGCCAGCGCGGCGGCCAGCGGGGTGTGACGCGTACTGCGATGCAGCTTGTTCATGGTCCCCTCCCAGGGATGACGACAATCCACGACCGTTTCGAATGGCAATGCCGGGGGGCAATGCAGGAATGGCTGACGCGCCGATCGGTGCGTCAGTGCAGACGCCGTGCACGTGCACGGCGTGGCAACTTGCTGGTGTCGCTATGGAAGCCCGTTGGCAGCGCCGGTTGATGGTTCGACATTCCAGCCACGTACTTGCAACGTGGCGTTGCGCAGGGTGTCCGCAGACGGTCCACGGATGTCCACCTCGCGCTGCTCGCCTGGCACCAGGCTCAGATAGTTGTCGCTGTAGTACGCCGGCAGGATGCGTTGGCCTTGCGCATCCACCAGGGTCAACTTGGTATTGAGTGCCATCTGTTGCGATGCATTGCGCACGCTGACGCGCAACACTGGCTCGGCAGCGTCCTGTACTTGCGTGGTGAGTTGCACCGGTACCTTGGCCAACGCATCCAGCCCGCGCATGGCGGCGGCGTCGCGTGCCACCCAATAGAAGTTGCGCGAGCGCACCACCGCGTCGCGGTCGAGCAATTGCAGGCGCACAAAGCCCAGGCCATTGGTGTCCTTGAGCAAGGGTGCCAACCGCAGCACCGGCGCAGAGACCGCAACGGCGGCCGCATCCAGCGCCTGTTCGCGCTGCTGCAGCAACGTGCCGTCGCTGCCGTAGACCTCGGCACGCACGCGCAAGCCGCGTACCGGCCGGGCTGCGTTATTGACCACCACCACCTCGTGACCCGGCAGATTCATCTGCACATGCAAGGTCTCCGCCGCATTGCGCACGCCGTAGTAAGCGGCGTGGGTGTCGTAATCGTGGCTGTAGATCTGCCACATGTTGCTGGGCCACGCCGGGTGGCTCATCCACAACAAACGCCCGCTATTCTTGGTCCACAACTGCGCATTGAAGCCTTCGAAAATTGCGCGGTGGGTGTCGTAGTTGAGCAACTGCGCCTTGCGTTCGAAATCAGCCAGGCTGGCCGGTGCGCCCAGCTTGTCGGTGAGCGAACGCATGAAGCTGGCGGTGTCGCCATTACCGGACTGATGCCAGTCGTGGTACGCCCAGGCATCGCTGATCGGCCACTGGTCGCCGGCGGCCGGCACCGATGCCTTGAATGACTCCAGCGTGGAGAACGACGGCGTGCCCACTTCCACCGAAAAGCCCTGCGCCAACGCATTGAAATAGGCCACCGGCTCGCGGTAGTTGTACGGCCCGCTGCCCTGCAGATTGACCTCGTTGGAACTGCCGGTATACCAGCGCGTGCCATCGAGCTCGGCGATGAGTCTGTCCAGCCCTTCGTTGAGGATGGGAGCAGGTACGCCTTCGTTACGCCCGAACCACAACACGATGGACGGATGATTGCGGAAGCGCTTGATCACCTCGGCCGCGTTGTCCAAAAATAAGGCTGCATCGGCCGGCTCCATGTTGTAGTTCTGGGTGGACTGCCAGAAGTCGTTGAGCACCAACATGCCGTATTCGTCGGCAAGATCGAAGAAGCTGGCTTCGGTGTTCTGCCCCACCCAGTTGCGCACCACGTTGAAATGCGCGTCCCGTTGCAAGCGGAAGTACGGCTCCAGTCGTTCGCGCGATACGCGCTTGCGCCAGTCGTCCATGCCCCAGTTGCCGCCCTTGACTGCAATGCGCACGCCATTGATGCGCAGCACCAGATGCGGCGCCAAAGCGGTGTCTTGCAGTTGCTGCACCGCCGGCGAGGCCAATGCGCCCGGATACAACGATTGCGCCTTACCGCCTGGTACCGCACGGATCGCCTCATGCCGTACATCGACGATGCGCTCGCCACGTTGCCGCGCCTGGTTGAGATCGACCAGCACCCGGCGCAGCGCGCCATCATCGTCGAACAGGGACAACTCGTAGGTCACCTCGCGAATGCCGAAGCGCAGCTGCTGCGCATCCGATCGCGTGCCGGCCACATCGACGCCAACCTGCAGCGCATACAGCGCCGGCTCGCCATAGCCGTTGGGCCACCACAAACGCGGATTGGCGATGACCAGCTGCGGCGTGTCGGCCGCGGTGAGCTTGAGCGTGCTGCCGCCAGCAGGCACGTTGACCTGGCGCTGGATACGCACCTCGCCGATGGCCAGTTGCACCGTTCCCTGCACGGCAGCGCCGCTAGCGTTGTGCAACGGCACGGTGACTTCGAGTTCGGCACGGCGGTGGTCCGGCGCCAGGCGCGCAGTCACCACCTGGGTATCGCCGATCGTTACCGGGCCGGTGGCGTGCAGCTGCACGTCCTGCCACAGACCGGCATTGCGATCGCGTACTGCCGGGATCCAGTCCCAGCCTTCGCTGGCGATAAACGCCGGCCCGTCCAGTGCTTGCATACCGCCGTTTTCGCCGACGCCCGCCGTCATCGATTGCTCATGCGCAGTGCCCGGATGCGGCGGCGGCGACACGCGCACCGCAACGACATTGCGGCCGGCTCTCAGTTGCTTGCTGACATCGAAGCGGCCACGTGCGAATGCACCGCGGGTCTGTCCGACCTGGGTACCGTTGACCCAGA comes from Xanthomonas vesicatoria ATCC 35937 and encodes:
- a CDS encoding glycoside hydrolase family 2; the encoded protein is MLMVRKAFRRGALWLLCGCLGWTAVEAAPAEMAPPGPYDVRVLAGGMGLAKKFAADTPLLAANADWSVSGWVRPSRATTGAALIAGIGAPHDAGRYFAIDNGKLGFVQGADTVLRSKQPLPPGTWTHMAAVAQGGRLTLYANGRQVASGAVRQVVTTPVLMFGPREQPAAYTQHFGGEIADFVARSGALETAAIAQLATRAPDSSLQRFEDASPAWPVQVKQMAGQLAPQAAASLPRSAAAFSAPVAKPVQAAPALQPLDDAAWRVGAWQLAAAPELGQATGATLSRGDATAGSAAWRVATVPGTVLTTLVDRGVYPDPDIGLNNMAIPESLSRHDWWYRSSFDLPAAAQGKRLELLFNGINYAGEIWVNGTQVGQTRGAFARGRFDVSKQLRAGRNVVAVRVSPPPHPGTAHEQSMTAGVGENGGMQALDGPAFIASEGWDWIPAVRDRNAGLWQDVQLHATGPVTIGDTQVVTARLAPDHRRAELEVTVPLHNASGAAVQGTVQLAIGEVRIQRQVNVPAGGSTLKLTAADTPQLVIANPRLWWPNGYGEPALYALQVGVDVAGTRSDAQQLRFGIREVTYELSLFDDDGALRRVLVDLNQARQRGERIVDVRHEAIRAVPGGKAQSLYPGALASPAVQQLQDTALAPHLVLRINGVRIAVKGGNWGMDDWRKRVSRERLEPYFRLQRDAHFNVVRNWVGQNTEASFFDLADEYGMLVLNDFWQSTQNYNMEPADAALFLDNAAEVIKRFRNHPSIVLWFGRNEGVPAPILNEGLDRLIAELDGTRWYTGSSNEVNLQGSGPYNYREPVAYFNALAQGFSVEVGTPSFSTLESFKASVPAAGDQWPISDAWAYHDWHQSGNGDTASFMRSLTDKLGAPASLADFERKAQLLNYDTHRAIFEGFNAQLWTKNSGRLLWMSHPAWPSNMWQIYSHDYDTHAAYYGVRNAAETLHVQMNLPGHEVVVVNNAARPVRGLRVRAEVYGSDGTLLQQREQALDAAAVAVSAPVLRLAPLLKDTNGLGFVRLQLLDRDAVVRSRNFYWVARDAAAMRGLDALAKVPVQLTTQVQDAAEPVLRVSVRNASQQMALNTKLTLVDAQGQRILPAYYSDNYLSLVPGEQREVDIRGPSADTLRNATLQVRGWNVEPSTGAANGLP
- a CDS encoding TonB-dependent receptor, coding for MNKLHRSTRHTPLAAALAAALTLVAATAAAQEAGNTAGVTELDKVMVKGVRGAQAEAIENKRTAAQIIDSISAEDIGKLPDVTITDSLQRVPGVQIRRSAGEGSQLNIRGMPQVQTTMNGELYLSAGGGDQFGQPNIGRAQPDFVDIPPTLFSGVDVIKSPTAADLDGGISGTVSLKTRRPFDLPEGWTFSGQAEGSYGDRVQELNELYSGLASFRTERWGASLAVSYSDATLENKHPSVYSNGAQKSTEQNVGFDFNGDGRIGSNTDPSNLPRDYFYNWVATELDNRSTDRQRTGVNGSFQFNINDSWTVLADAAYTKLEDQDTSVAAQLHTGWATNQLQPGSVVDSNGVLDYGQFRYNRFQAHSMAGVADSDSLNTNLELRFDDGGPFRASFRWVHGDAQRTYDEARADAVVTRGDQITRAGGVTQWANANGLPTVDASVDFRGTYPAVNLGTDVSNPDNWQLMSTWAQGNKIEATMDAFRADGTFEFDEGVVRGFQFGIRYGEREVKLDTYRYLSPVSTTCADPNRSLYYFKDPLISDTCSGVSEARLLPFNSIPGYWAYFNDFDPLKVTGLGSQGLPAINPQVMKDPVAYLNSLYPGNVAYQQAADSYKVTEKSTAAYFLANLEGGTGSAVPWTANIGARIVQTKLAIDQYLSSGNVFIGNVEWNGVSPAIGTNRLNRQYTDVLPTANLSLDITDAQKLRFAYNKAVARQDLPDLGRGLVSFYAVNGTPPRNPALPSDAVLFLNGRSGNPDLDPYRATNYNASWEWYFSDASLVSVGAFLIDVKSFPTTVTNIEPQPDADGVVRLGGPVERIVNGGGGKIKGFEIGYQQAFDFLPGWLSGFGTNINYTFSDADTDNTDIEGNTLPIGDNSKHQANAVLWYQKDKLQARVAYNWRSKRFSQVNSGAWGDELAIWNDDVGYLDASFSYDVNDHLTLYAQATNLTGESERRYAQWTNHYYDQNIFERRYYAGLRLRF